From one Lotus japonicus ecotype B-129 chromosome 3, LjGifu_v1.2 genomic stretch:
- the LOC130744115 gene encoding protein MAIN-LIKE 1-like has translation MADEAVLTLGPKNPTLLVRQNKHVSGYVWNQTNKKVLKLRLPHIPLNGVPRQIEQYVRLAGFYEAGLCGSIKQDKVLISALVERWRPETHTFHMPFGECTITLQDVAVQLGLNIDGQPVTGVM, from the coding sequence ATGGCGGATGAAGCAGTGCTAACTCTCGGTCCAAAAAATCCGACGTTGTTGGTGAGACAAAACAAACATGTGTCGGGATATGTTTGGAACCAAACAAATAAGAAAGTCTTGAAGTTGAGATTACCCCACATTCCTTTGAATGGTGTCCCTCGACAAATCGAACAATATGTTCGACTGGCTGGATTTTACGAGGCCGGTCTATGTGGTTCTATCAAACAAGACAAAGTGTTGATATCAGCACTGGTGGAGCGTTGGCGGCCCGAGACGCACACCTTTCATATGCCGTTTGGAGAGTGCACCATCACTCTTCAAGATGTTGCCGTTCAGCTGGGACTAAATATTGATGGGCAACCTGTTACCGGGGTGATGTGA